The nucleotide window CAGGCGCGTTTCGAGATCCCCCGCCAGACGTCCCCAGGTGAGAATCCAGCACTCCCCCACGGCACAGTCTTCGGGACCATCGACGGTCGCCGCCTCTGGCGGCTGGAGCGCCTCGCTGCCGTCGGCGAGCCAGGCCGGCAGCAGAAAGAGATCGGGCCCGGCGGCGGCATCGAGGCGCTGGAGCGCCGCCGACAACGACGAGACCGAGTCCTGCCGGTCGTCCACCGAGGACCAGCGATAGGCGCCGGCATCGTCGCGCCACAGCACCACTCGCTCGCCATCGGGTTGCTCGAGGGCGAAGCGGTACGCTCCGTCCGCCCCGGTGGTCACCTCCCAGCGCCAGAGATCGCCCTCGCTCAGCACCTCACCGCGCCAGCCTGCCTCGGCGGCCCGACCGAGGGATTCCTCGAGGGCGGCGCGCAGCTGCGCCGAGGTCGGCCGATCGGCGGCCGCGGCCGCCGGGTCGAAGGTTGCCGGACCGATCGTTCCCGGAAGCGCCCACAGGATCGCCAGGAGAAGGAGCTTTCGCACCCCTCCAGGGTAGCAGCGCCGACCCGCCGGCGGCGGTCGATTGCGGGAGAGCAGGTGGCGACCGAGGGAGGGCCGCGGGCCCCCTGGAAAGGCGAGGATTCGCCTGCTAGGCTTCGCCACGGACGTCCGGGGAGGGCGTTTCCAGAGGCCGAAGAGGGCGAGGTGACCAAGATGTCCGACGACAAACAGTACTGGCTGATGAAGGTCGAACCGGAGGCCTACTCCATCGACGACCTGGCGAGGGACGGCACCACCACCTGGGAAGGGGTGCGCAACTACCAAGCGCGCAACTTCATGCGCGACAAGATGCGCCTCGGCGATGGCGTGCTGTTCTACGCCTCCAACTCGAAGCCCTCCGGCGTCGTCGGGCTCGCCGAGGTCAGCCGCGAGGGCTATCCCGATTCCTTCGCCTTCGACCCCGACCACAAGTACTTCGACGCCAAGAGCGATCCCGAGAGCCCGACCTGGATCATGGTCGACATCGCCTTCGTCGAGAAATTCCCCGCCACCGTGGCGCTGGCCACCCTCAAGCAGACCGAGGGGCTGGAAGAGATGCTGGTCATCCGCCGCGGTCAGCGGTTGTCGATTCAACCGGTGACGGAGCAGGAGTTCGCAATCGTCAGCGCCCTCGGCCGCAACCAGGAGGCGGGCTCGTGAGCCCACCGGGAGACGAAGAAGGTCAGGACTTTGGTGCCATCCTGGCGGAGTTCGAGCGCAGCCAGAAGGGCACCGGCAAGAAGGCGAAGGGGCCCCAGCGCGGCGACAAGGTCACCGGTACCCTGCTCTCCATCGGCCGCGAGTCGGCCTTCGTCGAGCTCGGCGGCAAGAGCGAGGCGATCGTCGCCCTCGAAGAGCTCTTCGACGAGGACGGCGCCCTCGACTACGCCGAAGGCGACGAGGTCACCGGCACCATCACCGGCGTCGACGACAGCGGCTGCTTCGTCCTCAAGGTCAAGGCCGGCCGCATTCGTGGTGGCGAGGCCGCCCTCGAAGAGCTGCGCCAGGCCGCCCAAGGCGGCCTGACGGTGATCGGCCGGGTCGACGAGCGCAACAAGGGCGGCGTCGAGGTGGAGGTCGCCGGCCAGCGGGCCTTCTGCCCCATCTCGCAGCTCGATGTGCGCTTCGTCGAAGATCCCAGCGAGTACATCGGTCGCAGTCTCGAGTTCAAGATCACGAAGTTCGAGGACAGCGGCCGGGGACGGCCCAACATCGTCCTGTCGCGGCGCGCCCTGCTCGCCGAGGCGGCGGCGGCCAAGGCCGAGGAAACGCGCGCCAAGCTGGCCGTCGGCGCGGTGCTCGATGGCACCGTCACTTCGCTGACCAGCTATGGAGCGTTCGTCGATCTCGGCGGCCTCGAGGGCCTGCTGCACATCAGCCAGATCAGCCACCGCCGACTGGAGCATCCCAAGGAGGAGCTCACCGTCGGTCAGCAGTTGCAGGTCGAGGTGCTCAAGATCGAGCCCGGAAAGGACGGCAAGGGGGAGCGCATCTCGCTGTCGCGCCGTTCCCTCGAGGCCGACCCCTGGGACGACGCCGGCGACCGCTTCCTGCCCGGCGCCATCCAGTCCGGCATCGTCCTCCGCCTCGAGAGCTTCGGAGCCTTCGTCGAGATCGCCCCCGGCTTGACCGGCCTCCTGCACGTCAGCGAGCTCGGCTCGGGCAGGCGCTTGAGCCACGCCCGGGAGGTGCTCGAGCTCGGCCAGTCGGTCGAGGTGCGGGTGCTGTCCGTCGACAGCGAGCGCCGACGAATCGCCCTGACCCTCGATGGCGGTCCGGGTCACGACGGCGGCGCCGACGAGGCCGACAGCGCCTCGCTGCCGCGTTCGACCGGCGGCCTGGGCTCGCTGGGCGACTTCTTCGGCGATCGGAAAGACGACTGACGCCATGGCGAAGGCGCGCCCGGAAGCACTCAGTCGCTACCTGGTCGAGGATCCAGCCGCTCTGGTGGCAGCCCTGGAGGCCAACCTCGAGCTGCGCCACGGCAAGACCACCCGTCAGCGGCGGACCTTCCTCGACACCTTCGACGGCAGCCTCTATCGCAAGGGCGCCCTGCTCGCCGCCAGCCGCCGCGGCAAGGGTTGGGAGCTCACCTGGAGCGAGCGCGGCCGGGGGCCCCGGGCAAGCGCCAGTTGCGAGCGCCTGCCGACCTTCGCTGACACCCTGCCGGCCGGTCCCATCGCCGCCGGCCTGGCCACCGTCGTGGGCATCCGGAGCCTGTTGCCGATCGCCGAGATTCAAGGGCGAGTCCGTCACCTCGAGGTGCTCGACAAGCGGCGCAAGATCGTCGCTCGCCTGAGTCTCGCCGAGTACGACCCCAAGGACGCCGCCACCTCCCTCCTGCGCCTCGAGCCGGTCAAGGGTTACGGCGCTGCCGCGGCGACCCTGCGAGCCCTTCTCGCCGGCCTCGAGGGGGTCTCCGAGACGCACGACGGCGAGCTCGAACGGGCCTGTGCCGCCGCCGGCCGGCCGGTCGGAGTCGACCCCTCCGAGTTTCGACCGCGATTCGGCGCCTCGGACGACACCGGCGAGGCGATTCGCCAGGCCCTCGGCCGGCTGCTCGAGATCGTGCGGATCCATCGCGACGGCACCGTGCGCGATCTCGACTCGGAGTTTCTCCACGACCTGCGGGTGGCGGTGCGGCGCGCGCGGTCGATCCTGAGCCTGCTGCGCGACTATCTCCCGAAAAGGCCGCGCCAGCGCCTCGCCGCCGAGCTCAAATGGCTGGGCGGAGTCACCGGCCCAACCCGCGACCTCGACGTCTACCTGCTCAAGCTCGACGACTACCGAGCCCCCCTGTCGGCGCCTGTCCAAGGTCAGCTCGATCCCCTCCTCGAGCTCCTCGCCAAGCGCCGGCGGCAGGAGCAAAAGCGACTCGCCCGGGCGCTTCGGTCGCAACGCTTCGAGGCCCTTCTCGAGCGCTGGCAGGACTTCTGCGAGGAGCCCCGGAAAGAGCCCGAAACGGCCAGTCTCGAGGTCCGCGAGACCGCCGGTCGCCTGCTCCGCAAGGCGCGCAAGCGGCTGCTTCGCAAGGGACGGGCGATCAGCGACGAATCGCCCGACGAGGCCCTCCATCGGCTGCGCATCGACGGCAAGAAGCTGCGCTACCTCCTCGAGCTCTTCCGCAGCCTCTTCCCGGCGAGTGACATGAAGCGAGTCCTGCGCGCCCTCAAAGGGCTGCAGGACGTTCTCGGCGATTTCAACGACCTGTGCGTCCACCAGCAGGCCATCGCCGAGCTCGCCGCCGAGCTCGACGATGCCAACGCCCTGATGGCCACCGGCCGACTGATCGAGCATCTCGCGGCCCGCGCCGAAGGCGAGCGTCAGCGCTTTGCGGAGCGCTTCGCGGACCTCGACTCACCACGCCTCGACGAAATCTTTCGTCGCTTCGAAGGACGGGGGGCGAAATGAAGATCTTCGCCTGCTACAGCATCAAGGGCGGCGTCGGCAAGACCGCGGCGGCGGTCAACCTGGCCTGGCAGTCCGCAAACGGCGGCGCCCGAACGCTGATCTGGGACCTCGATCCCCAGGCCGCCAGCACCTTCTACTTCCGCATCGCCGCCAAGGTGAAGGGAGGAGGCAAGAAGCTGGTCCGCGGCAAGACCGAGATCGACCCCCTGATTCGGGGCACCGACTTCCTGGGGCTCGACCTCCTGCCGGGCGACTTCTCCTACCGCAAGATGGATGCGGCCCTCGAGAGCACCAGCAAACCGGCGCGCCAGCTCGCCCGCCTGCTCGAGCCGCTGGCGGACGAGTACGATCACCTGATCCTCGACTGTGCCCCGAGCATCTCGCGCACCTCCGAGAGCATCTTCGTGGCCGCCGATGCCCTGCTGGTGCCGACGATTCCGACGCCGCTCTCCCTGCGCACCCTCGAGCAGCTCGCCAACCACCTGCGCAAGAAGGGCCCCAAGCGCCTGCGGCTGATGCCCTTCTTCTCGATGGTCGACCGCCGCAAGTCGCTCCATCGCGAGATCGTCGCCAACGCCGACAAACGCTTTCTGCGCACCGCCATTCCGTTCTCGACGCTGGTCGAGCGGATGGGCATTCACCGCGCTCCCCTGGGGGCCTACGCCCCCCGCTGCGAGCCCGCCCTGGCCTACGAGGCCCTGTGGCGAGAAGCCCTGGCGCGGTTCTAGGCCGACTCACTCGTCGGATTTCCGCTGCCAGGTCGGCTATCACTGAATCTGCTGCGTTATCCGCCGGCTGCACTGCTCGCGGTAGGTCCAGTACGACTGGGTCGCGGCGCCGCCGGCTGGCTTGCATCTTCGGCGGTCTGCGATCTCTCGCCGGGAGGCCTCGAGAGAGAGTCGGGCTAGCCCTCTTCGTCCTCCTCGCCACCGCCGCCAGCGCCACCACCTCGCCCCACCCGGCGGTCCGCCGGGGCCCACCGCCGCCGTGGGTGGAAGTACCGGCGCCCGTAACCGACGCAGGGACCGACCAAGCGACCGGTGAAAGTCGTCTGCGCCTCATCGACCGACAGATCCACCTGCCGGCGGCCGGCTCCGTCGAGTCCTACATCGATCGCCAGATCCATCTCGCCAGTGACGGCGATGTCGACGTCTGGGGTTCCTGGGAAGTCGCCTTCCAGCCCAGCTACCAACGCATCGAGCTGCACCGCCTCGAGGTCCTGCGTCAGGGGCGATGGGACGACCGTCTCGCCGGCAGTCGCCTGGCGGTGATCCAGCGCGAAGACGACCTACGCCACCAGATCCTGGACCAACGCCACCTCCTGGTCATCCTGGTGGACGACCTGCGACCGCTGGACACGCTGCGTCTCGCCTACACCATCTTTGGCCAGAACCCGGTCTTCGGCGGCAAGTTCTTCGAACGGCTGCCGCTGCGCTTCCACCTGCCGATCGACGAATTTCGGGTTCACGTCCATGGCGCCGAGGGACGGCCGCTGCGTTGGCAAGTCTTCGATCCGAAGGCCGACGCCGCGGAGGCGGCGCCCAGGCAGGTCGCCCAGGTCGGGGAGCTCTCGTCCCAGGACATCCGCTGGCAGGGCCAGGACCTCGAAGCTTCCGAGGACTGGTGGTTCAGCATGTCGGACGTCCCGATGCTCGAGGTCTCCGAGTTCGCCGACTGGCAGGCGGTGGCGCGTTGGGCCGCGCCGCTCTATCGCTCGCGGGAAAGGCCTGCGGAGCTCCGCCGCCTGGCCGACGAGATCCGCCAGCTCCACGCCACGCCGGGCGCTCGCCTGGTGGCAGCGCGGAACTGGGTTCAGGACGAGATTCGCTACCTCGCTCTCGCCCTCGGCAACCACTCCCAGGAGCCCTACGCAACCCCCGAAATTTTGCGCCGCCGCTACGGCGACTGCAAGGACAAGACGGCGCTACTGATCTCCCTGCTCGACGACCTCGAGATTGCCGCCTGGCCGGCCCTGGTACACAGCGAGCGGCGCGCCGCCATTCGGCATCAGGTGCCCTCACCGGCGGCCTTCGACCATGCCATCGTGACGGCGGAAGTCGCGGGCGAGCGGATCTTCATCGATCCGACCCTCACCCACCAGGGCGGGCAGAAGGCGGCGGACATCCACCACCCGTCCTTCGGCCGAGTCCTCGAAGTTCGTCCCGACACCACCGCCTTGAGCGAGATCCCGCCGCCCCCGGGGGGCCGCATCGACTCGACCTACCGCTACACCATTCAGCACGGCGAAGGCAGCTCGACGGTGGTCATCGAAACCGCCCACCAGGGCGTCCATGCGGAGGGCCTCCGCCGCCAGCTCGCCTCCTCCTCCCGACAGCAGATTCAAGAGAACTACCTCGAGTTCTACAACCGCTCTCCGCACCGCGTCAGCCCTCGCGCCGATCTCGAGCTGACGGACGACCGCTCGGCCAACCGAATCTTCGTCCGCGAGCATTACGAGGTCACTCGCGACGACCCGGATCAGTACTTCTTCGAGGCCCTGCCGCTGGTCGCCCAAACCCAGCTCTCCTACTCGGAAGGGGCCTCCGAGGTCGACTTGCCGCACCCCCTCCACCTGGAGGAGCATGTCGTCCTCATCGGCGCCTCCGGAGACCTCGAGCCAATTGCCGAGGAAATTTCGAATCCCTGGTTTCGCTTCAGCGTTTCGTCGCTGCGCCTCGCCAACGGACTGCGTCTCGACTACCACCTCGAAACCGTCTCGGCGCAGGTCGAGGGCTCCGAAATCGCGACCTACGAGAAGGACCTCGACCGCTTCTACGACTCCCTCGGCTATCGCCTGTGGATCTCCGAAGAAGAGGGCGAGGGTGAAACTATGCCCGCCAAGACTCTGGTCGTCGGGGCCTTGGCGGTCTTCACCACGATCGTCGGCGGCGCCGTCCTGCTGGGAGCCCTCGCGGCCTTCCTATGGTTCCTGGTGGAGCGTTCCCGCCACCGTCCCTGACCCCACCACCGCTGACCCCACCACCACCGGCGCGCCGATCAGCCGCCGCTACCGACCAGGCTCACGAGGACATCCGATCCGGCGTTGCTCACCACCCTCAGGGAGGCCGTCCGGCGGCCGGCCGCGGTGGGTAGGAAGCGGATGCCGACGGTGCAGTCGGCACCCGGCGCAAGAAAGGCGGCACCGGCACAGGACCCCGGCACGAGCCGGAACTCGGAGGCCTGGGGACCTTCGAGGCGCAGGTCCGAGATCACCAGCCGGCCGCTGCCGGGATTGCGAATCTCGAGATCGCGGATCGCCCCGCGCTGCCCCACCCCGACGGCACCGGCGTCGAGTCGTCGAGGAAAGACCTCGAGCTCCGGCTCCGGGGGTCGGAGGACTTCGGCGGAGAGGGCCAGGCGCCGCGGCGCCCCGGCGTTGGTGACGACTTCCAGGGACCCTGAGGCGAGGCCTTCGCGGCGCCCTTCGAAGGCCATCCGAAGGCGGCAGGACTGCCCCGCAGGCAACACCGACGGACAGTCGCTGCCGACCTCCTCGAAGCCCGCGCCGCGGAGCCGTGTCGAGCGCACTTCGAGGGCGGCGCGGCCGAGGTTCGACAAGCGAACCGCAAGCTCTCGCCGCTGTCCCACGAGGACTTCTCCGAAGCTCAGCGGATCCGGCGTCAGACCCAGCGAGGGAGCCGCACCGACGCCGCGCAGGGGCAGCTCGAGAGGCGTCCCCGGCATCGCCTCCAGCGCCTTCAAGACGGACCGCTGGAGTCCCTCCGCCCGCGGTTCGAAGCGCACC belongs to Acidobacteriota bacterium and includes:
- a CDS encoding EVE domain-containing protein, which produces MSDDKQYWLMKVEPEAYSIDDLARDGTTTWEGVRNYQARNFMRDKMRLGDGVLFYASNSKPSGVVGLAEVSREGYPDSFAFDPDHKYFDAKSDPESPTWIMVDIAFVEKFPATVALATLKQTEGLEEMLVIRRGQRLSIQPVTEQEFAIVSALGRNQEAGS
- a CDS encoding S1 RNA-binding domain-containing protein: MSPPGDEEGQDFGAILAEFERSQKGTGKKAKGPQRGDKVTGTLLSIGRESAFVELGGKSEAIVALEELFDEDGALDYAEGDEVTGTITGVDDSGCFVLKVKAGRIRGGEAALEELRQAAQGGLTVIGRVDERNKGGVEVEVAGQRAFCPISQLDVRFVEDPSEYIGRSLEFKITKFEDSGRGRPNIVLSRRALLAEAAAAKAEETRAKLAVGAVLDGTVTSLTSYGAFVDLGGLEGLLHISQISHRRLEHPKEELTVGQQLQVEVLKIEPGKDGKGERISLSRRSLEADPWDDAGDRFLPGAIQSGIVLRLESFGAFVEIAPGLTGLLHVSELGSGRRLSHAREVLELGQSVEVRVLSVDSERRRIALTLDGGPGHDGGADEADSASLPRSTGGLGSLGDFFGDRKDD
- a CDS encoding CHAD domain-containing protein; translated protein: MAKARPEALSRYLVEDPAALVAALEANLELRHGKTTRQRRTFLDTFDGSLYRKGALLAASRRGKGWELTWSERGRGPRASASCERLPTFADTLPAGPIAAGLATVVGIRSLLPIAEIQGRVRHLEVLDKRRKIVARLSLAEYDPKDAATSLLRLEPVKGYGAAAATLRALLAGLEGVSETHDGELERACAAAGRPVGVDPSEFRPRFGASDDTGEAIRQALGRLLEIVRIHRDGTVRDLDSEFLHDLRVAVRRARSILSLLRDYLPKRPRQRLAAELKWLGGVTGPTRDLDVYLLKLDDYRAPLSAPVQGQLDPLLELLAKRRRQEQKRLARALRSQRFEALLERWQDFCEEPRKEPETASLEVRETAGRLLRKARKRLLRKGRAISDESPDEALHRLRIDGKKLRYLLELFRSLFPASDMKRVLRALKGLQDVLGDFNDLCVHQQAIAELAAELDDANALMATGRLIEHLAARAEGERQRFAERFADLDSPRLDEIFRRFEGRGAK
- a CDS encoding ParA family protein, with amino-acid sequence MKIFACYSIKGGVGKTAAAVNLAWQSANGGARTLIWDLDPQAASTFYFRIAAKVKGGGKKLVRGKTEIDPLIRGTDFLGLDLLPGDFSYRKMDAALESTSKPARQLARLLEPLADEYDHLILDCAPSISRTSESIFVAADALLVPTIPTPLSLRTLEQLANHLRKKGPKRLRLMPFFSMVDRRKSLHREIVANADKRFLRTAIPFSTLVERMGIHRAPLGAYAPRCEPALAYEALWREALARF
- a CDS encoding DUF3857 and transglutaminase domain-containing protein translates to MEVPAPVTDAGTDQATGESRLRLIDRQIHLPAAGSVESYIDRQIHLASDGDVDVWGSWEVAFQPSYQRIELHRLEVLRQGRWDDRLAGSRLAVIQREDDLRHQILDQRHLLVILVDDLRPLDTLRLAYTIFGQNPVFGGKFFERLPLRFHLPIDEFRVHVHGAEGRPLRWQVFDPKADAAEAAPRQVAQVGELSSQDIRWQGQDLEASEDWWFSMSDVPMLEVSEFADWQAVARWAAPLYRSRERPAELRRLADEIRQLHATPGARLVAARNWVQDEIRYLALALGNHSQEPYATPEILRRRYGDCKDKTALLISLLDDLEIAAWPALVHSERRAAIRHQVPSPAAFDHAIVTAEVAGERIFIDPTLTHQGGQKAADIHHPSFGRVLEVRPDTTALSEIPPPPGGRIDSTYRYTIQHGEGSSTVVIETAHQGVHAEGLRRQLASSSRQQIQENYLEFYNRSPHRVSPRADLELTDDRSANRIFVREHYEVTRDDPDQYFFEALPLVAQTQLSYSEGASEVDLPHPLHLEEHVVLIGASGDLEPIAEEISNPWFRFSVSSLRLANGLRLDYHLETVSAQVEGSEIATYEKDLDRFYDSLGYRLWISEEEGEGETMPAKTLVVGALAVFTTIVGGAVLLGALAAFLWFLVERSRHRP